A single window of Brevundimonas naejangsanensis DNA harbors:
- the chpT gene encoding histidine phosphotransferase ChpT: MPPNAVSDLTSSPPIADLPVASLPVDGAELAAFIAAKLCHDFISPAGAVMSGLDLLDDPSAQDMRDDALGLIRQSAAKMVALVHFARVAFGAATSSEQFSGAELHSLLTGLTDGGRATLDWRVGEEVFTKLQARALLNLAYLTVGALPMGGAATVAVRREGGQLILIGSAEGARARLKAEALTGLKGERLTEGLAGQWIQPYWLWLTACDAGGRLETTVEDGRVALIARLPLAD; this comes from the coding sequence TTGCCGCCGAACGCCGTGTCCGACCTGACTTCATCGCCCCCCATCGCCGACCTGCCCGTCGCCAGCCTGCCTGTAGACGGCGCCGAACTGGCCGCCTTCATCGCGGCCAAGCTGTGCCATGACTTCATCAGCCCGGCGGGCGCGGTGATGTCGGGTCTGGACCTTCTGGACGACCCCAGCGCCCAGGACATGCGCGACGACGCCCTGGGGCTGATCCGCCAGAGCGCGGCCAAGATGGTGGCGCTGGTCCATTTCGCCCGCGTGGCCTTTGGCGCGGCGACCTCCAGCGAACAGTTTTCAGGCGCCGAACTGCACAGTCTGCTGACGGGCCTGACCGACGGCGGGCGGGCGACGCTGGACTGGCGCGTCGGCGAGGAGGTCTTCACCAAGCTTCAGGCGCGCGCCCTATTGAACTTGGCCTATCTGACGGTCGGCGCCCTGCCGATGGGCGGAGCGGCCACGGTCGCCGTTCGTCGCGAAGGCGGACAGCTGATCCTGATCGGTTCGGCCGAGGGCGCACGGGCGCGGCTCAAGGCCGAGGCCCTGACCGGGCTGAAGGGCGAGCGTCTGACGGAGGGTCTCGCCGGGCAGTGGATTCAGCCCTACTGGCTGTGGCTGACGGCCTGCGACGCCGGGGGGCGGCTGGAGACGACGGTCGAGGACGGCCGCGTCGCCCTGATCGCCCGCCTGCCTCTGGCGGACTAA
- a CDS encoding CheR family methyltransferase, with the protein MTPEDFDRLQALLASRAGYRLSRERMQLAEHRLGPVARREGYHNVEAMLASLWSRPVASLGWGVIEALLNAETWFRRDRAAFEVLERELLPALTAARGGPVRIWSAGAGSGQEAYSLAIAALEAGARVEVLATDLSRQAIEKALSGVYSSFEIQRGLSARTMLRWFEQVDDQWRARPELRAAVTFKRANLLDAPADEGRFDIIFCRHVLSDMTPERRPRLLDGLERGLVDDGCLFLGADERPDGDSVAFRPVAGRRGLYVKSPSAYRRAA; encoded by the coding sequence ATGACGCCGGAGGATTTCGACCGCCTTCAAGCTCTGCTGGCCTCGCGCGCGGGATACCGCCTGTCGCGAGAGCGGATGCAGCTGGCCGAGCATCGGTTGGGACCGGTCGCGCGTCGTGAAGGCTATCACAACGTCGAGGCCATGCTGGCCAGCCTGTGGAGCCGCCCGGTGGCGTCGCTCGGCTGGGGGGTGATCGAGGCTCTGCTGAACGCCGAGACCTGGTTCCGGCGCGACCGGGCGGCTTTCGAGGTGCTGGAGCGCGAGCTGCTGCCCGCCCTGACGGCGGCGCGCGGCGGGCCGGTGCGAATCTGGTCGGCGGGCGCCGGTTCGGGTCAGGAAGCCTATTCGCTGGCCATCGCCGCCCTTGAGGCCGGGGCGCGGGTCGAGGTGCTGGCCACCGACCTGTCGCGTCAGGCGATCGAGAAGGCCCTGTCGGGTGTCTACAGCTCCTTCGAGATCCAGCGGGGGTTGTCGGCGCGGACCATGCTGCGCTGGTTCGAACAGGTGGATGACCAGTGGCGCGCGCGGCCCGAACTGCGCGCGGCCGTCACCTTCAAGCGCGCCAATCTGTTGGACGCGCCGGCTGACGAAGGGCGGTTCGACATCATCTTTTGCCGCCATGTGCTCAGCGACATGACGCCGGAGCGCCGGCCGCGTCTGCTGGACGGGCTGGAGCGGGGGCTGGTCGACGACGGTTGCCTGTTCCTGGGCGCGGACGAGCGCCCCGACGGCGACAGCGTCGCCTTCAGGCCCGTGGCGGGACGGCGCGGCCTCTATGTGAAGTCGCCCTCGGCCTATCGCCGGGCGGCCTGA
- the map gene encoding type I methionyl aminopeptidase, whose protein sequence is MYETPDLETDVFVRSHEIRIYDAEGFEGMRKAGRLVAEALDMIGEHVKPGVTTGELDDLVREFTLDNGGTPACLGYKGYTKTVCTSINHVVCHGIPGDKVLKEGDIVNIDHTVIVDGWHGDSSRMYAVGEINARAKRLIDVTYDSLDLGLAQIKPGNTFGDIGFAIQKFVEAQRMSVVRDFCGHGIGRVFHDSPNVLHYGRRGEGAVLKPGMFFTVEPMVNLGKPAVKVLSDGWTAVTRDKSLSSQCEHSIGVTEDGLEIFTASPKGLFRPKF, encoded by the coding sequence ATGTACGAGACCCCCGACCTGGAAACCGACGTCTTCGTCCGCAGCCACGAAATCCGCATCTATGACGCGGAAGGGTTCGAGGGCATGCGCAAGGCCGGCCGCCTGGTCGCCGAGGCGCTGGACATGATCGGCGAGCATGTGAAGCCGGGCGTGACCACGGGCGAGCTGGACGATCTGGTGCGCGAGTTCACCCTGGACAACGGCGGCACGCCCGCCTGCCTGGGCTACAAGGGCTACACCAAGACGGTCTGCACCTCGATCAACCACGTCGTCTGCCACGGCATTCCCGGCGACAAGGTCCTGAAGGAAGGCGACATCGTCAACATCGACCACACCGTGATCGTCGACGGTTGGCATGGCGATTCGAGCCGCATGTATGCGGTCGGCGAGATCAACGCCCGCGCCAAGCGGCTGATCGACGTCACCTATGACTCGCTGGATCTCGGCCTGGCCCAGATCAAGCCGGGCAACACCTTCGGCGACATCGGGTTCGCCATCCAGAAATTCGTCGAGGCCCAGCGCATGAGCGTAGTGCGCGACTTCTGCGGCCACGGCATCGGCCGGGTCTTCCACGACAGCCCCAACGTCCTGCACTACGGCCGTCGCGGCGAGGGCGCGGTGTTGAAGCCGGGCATGTTCTTCACCGTCGAGCCGATGGTGAATCTGGGCAAGCCGGCCGTGAAGGTGCTGTCGGACGGCTGGACCGCCGTGACCCGCGACAAATCGCTGTCGTCGCAGTGCGAACACTCGATCGGCGTGACCGAGGACGGGCTGGAAATCTTCACCGCCTCGCCCAAGGGCCTGTTCCGCCCGAAATTCTGA
- a CDS encoding TonB-dependent receptor has protein sequence MTRLSVLAASASGLALLLSTPALAQSSDAQAEQAAAVGDIVVTAQRRSESIRDVPFAVTAMNTETLNAVNAGGGDILQLSGRVPSLQVESSNGRYAPRFYIRGLGNVDFDFTASQPVSMVMDELVLESVYLKGFPLFDVKQLEVLRGPQGTLFGRNTPAGVIKIDTVKPGDDFTGFGSITYGNYGSTRAEAAVTLPASDTLSVRVAALWNHRDDYINNAYDAPFAKKDGKDLGNFDDVAGRIHVAWAPTDRLSTLLTLQARDYVGTGTMNRANVLTKGSNKLNDNFDRETVWYDGGRNNFQKQQTTSQSLQVAYDFGPATLTGVVGSFQGWSQGDGDIDGGVSAGAPAGAGYKTPFPVESGTLSSDLLQNTYELRLSSNGAGRLGWQVGAFYWDERINLVSGTFDGVGGIMPTKVTDIVQKSDSWSVFGQANYQVTEALKLTGGLRYTDDSRDYHGRILVGTPANAQGQVSVGDEQVSWDVSALYEVNDSLNLFARVASGYRGPSIQGRNLPVLTTADSETVMSYETGFKARLWDGRARLNATAYLYDVKDMQFTAIGGIDNSNRLINADKGQGYGLEIDGDVYLGAGFTLAGGVAWNHTEIKDKDLLVAICGNHLCTITDPIVKVGTSDRASIDGNPFPQAPEYSANLTLSYVRPIGDDQELFASTDWVMQKDFNLFLYEAVEFRQDANFEGGLRAGWRDLNRGLEAAAYVRNITDEANVIGAIDFNNLTGFVNEPRMYGVELSKRF, from the coding sequence ATGACGCGTCTCTCGGTTCTCGCCGCCTCCGCCAGCGGTCTGGCCCTGCTGCTTTCCACGCCGGCTTTGGCCCAATCGTCCGACGCTCAGGCCGAACAGGCCGCCGCCGTCGGCGACATCGTCGTCACCGCCCAGCGCCGCAGCGAAAGCATCCGCGACGTACCCTTCGCCGTCACCGCGATGAACACCGAGACGCTGAACGCCGTGAACGCCGGCGGCGGCGACATCCTGCAGCTGTCGGGCCGGGTGCCCAGCCTGCAGGTCGAAAGCTCCAACGGCCGCTACGCCCCGCGCTTCTACATCCGGGGTCTGGGCAATGTGGACTTCGACTTCACGGCGTCTCAGCCGGTGTCGATGGTGATGGACGAACTGGTTCTGGAAAGCGTCTATCTGAAGGGCTTCCCCCTGTTCGACGTGAAGCAGCTGGAAGTGCTGCGCGGGCCGCAGGGCACCCTGTTCGGCCGCAACACCCCGGCGGGCGTGATCAAGATCGACACTGTTAAGCCGGGCGATGACTTCACCGGCTTCGGCTCGATCACCTACGGCAACTATGGTTCGACCCGGGCCGAGGCGGCTGTGACCCTGCCGGCTTCCGACACCCTGTCGGTGCGCGTCGCCGCCCTTTGGAACCACCGCGACGACTATATCAACAACGCCTATGACGCCCCCTTCGCCAAGAAGGACGGCAAGGACCTGGGCAATTTCGACGATGTGGCGGGCCGCATCCACGTCGCCTGGGCCCCGACCGACCGTCTGTCGACGCTGCTGACGCTGCAGGCGCGCGACTATGTGGGCACCGGCACGATGAACCGCGCCAACGTCCTGACCAAGGGCTCGAACAAGCTGAACGACAACTTCGACCGCGAGACGGTCTGGTATGACGGCGGCCGCAACAACTTCCAGAAGCAGCAGACCACCTCGCAATCGTTGCAGGTCGCCTATGATTTCGGCCCGGCGACCCTGACCGGCGTGGTCGGCTCCTTCCAGGGCTGGTCCCAGGGCGACGGCGATATCGACGGGGGCGTCTCGGCCGGCGCCCCTGCGGGCGCGGGCTACAAGACCCCGTTCCCGGTCGAGTCGGGCACCCTGTCCAGCGACCTGCTGCAGAACACCTATGAACTGCGCCTGTCCTCGAACGGGGCGGGCCGTCTGGGCTGGCAGGTCGGCGCCTTCTATTGGGACGAGCGCATCAACCTGGTCTCGGGCACGTTCGACGGCGTCGGCGGCATCATGCCGACCAAGGTCACCGACATCGTGCAGAAGTCGGACTCCTGGTCGGTCTTCGGTCAGGCCAACTATCAGGTCACCGAGGCTCTGAAGCTGACCGGCGGCCTGCGCTATACCGACGACAGCCGCGACTATCACGGCCGCATCCTGGTCGGCACGCCCGCCAATGCGCAAGGCCAGGTCTCGGTCGGCGACGAGCAGGTCAGCTGGGACGTCAGCGCCCTGTACGAAGTCAACGACAGCCTGAACCTGTTCGCCCGGGTGGCCAGCGGCTATCGCGGCCCGTCGATCCAGGGCCGCAACCTGCCGGTTCTGACCACGGCGGATTCGGAAACCGTCATGTCCTATGAGACCGGCTTCAAGGCACGCCTGTGGGACGGCCGCGCCCGCCTCAACGCCACGGCCTATCTGTATGACGTCAAGGACATGCAGTTCACCGCCATCGGCGGCATCGACAATTCCAACCGCCTGATCAACGCCGACAAGGGCCAGGGCTATGGTCTGGAGATCGACGGCGACGTCTATCTGGGCGCGGGCTTCACCCTGGCGGGCGGCGTGGCCTGGAACCACACCGAGATCAAGGACAAGGACCTGCTGGTCGCCATCTGCGGCAACCATCTGTGCACCATCACCGATCCGATCGTGAAGGTCGGAACGAGCGACCGCGCCAGCATCGACGGCAACCCCTTCCCGCAGGCGCCGGAATATTCGGCCAACCTGACCCTGTCCTACGTCCGCCCCATCGGCGACGATCAGGAGCTGTTCGCCTCGACCGACTGGGTGATGCAGAAGGACTTCAACCTCTTCCTCTATGAGGCGGTCGAGTTCCGTCAGGACGCCAACTTCGAAGGCGGCCTGCGCGCGGGCTGGCGCGACCTGAACCGCGGCCTGGAAGCCGCCGCCTATGTCCGCAACATCACGGACGAGGCCAATGTCATCGGCGCCATCGACTTCAACAACCTGACGGGCTTCGTCAACGAGCCGCGCATGTACGGCGTGGAGCTGTCCAAGCGCTTCTAA
- a CDS encoding BolA family protein has product MPMSADDLRAHLTEAFPDADIAIEDLAGDGDHYRARIVSEAFRGLNRVRQHQLVYAALKGKMGGELHALALETSTPIEAG; this is encoded by the coding sequence ATGCCCATGTCCGCCGACGATCTTCGCGCCCATCTGACCGAGGCCTTCCCCGACGCGGACATCGCCATCGAGGATCTGGCCGGCGACGGCGACCACTATCGCGCCCGCATCGTGTCCGAGGCGTTTCGCGGTCTGAACCGGGTGCGCCAGCACCAGCTCGTCTATGCGGCGTTGAAGGGCAAGATGGGCGGCGAACTGCACGCTCTGGCGCTGGAGACCTCGACCCCGATCGAGGCGGGCTGA
- the radC gene encoding RadC family protein, protein MLDQPPEKSSEPKAKPHHAGHRERLRERARTAGLHHLPDYELLELFLFRSQPQGDVKPVAKALLTRFGSLAAVLAASVEDLMTVKAEDSRGRAKGVGAETALDLAALHEVSRRVAKEEANRRTVISSWTALLAYVRLSLQHEPREQFRVLYLDKKNQLILDEIQNRGTVDHAPVYPREVVRRALELSASAMIIVHNHPSGDPTPSRADIDMTKQVIEAARALSVTVHDHLIVGREGVASFKQLGLM, encoded by the coding sequence ATGCTCGATCAACCGCCAGAAAAATCGTCGGAACCCAAGGCCAAGCCGCACCACGCCGGCCATCGCGAGCGGCTGCGCGAACGCGCGCGCACGGCGGGCCTGCATCATCTGCCCGACTATGAGCTGCTGGAGCTCTTCCTGTTCCGCAGCCAGCCGCAGGGCGACGTCAAGCCGGTGGCCAAGGCCCTGCTGACCCGGTTCGGGTCGCTGGCGGCGGTGCTGGCGGCCTCGGTCGAGGATCTGATGACGGTCAAGGCCGAGGATTCGCGCGGTCGGGCCAAGGGGGTGGGCGCCGAGACGGCGCTGGACCTGGCCGCCTTGCATGAAGTCTCGCGCCGGGTGGCCAAGGAGGAGGCGAACCGGCGCACCGTCATCTCGTCGTGGACGGCGCTGCTGGCCTATGTGCGCCTGTCGCTGCAGCATGAACCGCGCGAGCAGTTCCGCGTCCTTTACCTCGACAAGAAGAACCAGCTGATCCTCGACGAAATCCAGAACCGGGGCACGGTCGACCACGCCCCCGTCTATCCGCGCGAGGTGGTGCGCCGGGCGCTGGAGCTGTCGGCCAGCGCCATGATCATCGTGCACAACCACCCCTCGGGCGATCCGACGCCCAGCCGGGCGGACATCGACATGACCAAGCAGGTGATCGAAGCGGCGCGCGCCCTCAGCGTCACCGTGCATGACCATCTGATCGTCGGCCGCGAAGGCGTGGCCAGCTTCAAGCAATTGGGACTGATGTGA
- a CDS encoding aldo/keto reductase — translation MRYRPFGVSGAAVSNLTLCLGADAAGRGGAHVRQMIFAALEAGINAYHFDSADPALLRAAGEALGHVERRLVIASVSLGVGRDFSPISLGREIEQGLHASGLGWFDLAVLDRPGENELPQAALTALKAIRKAGHVRMLGVSSDEAVSDLYVSTGAFDALFTPFHANIEWRVRARMRAALERQMSLFVYGYFPDSLSTERKAAEAGAPKKRGLFGLGGRAPVEETQRGSFAFLHQTRGWTAEAICLAYALTDPGVSSVLIRPRDRAELETLAATPERDLPAGLSAQIEMARVDALV, via the coding sequence ATGCGCTATCGCCCCTTCGGCGTCTCGGGGGCGGCTGTCTCCAATCTGACCCTGTGCCTGGGGGCGGATGCGGCGGGGCGCGGCGGGGCGCATGTGCGCCAAATGATCTTCGCGGCGCTGGAGGCGGGCATCAACGCCTACCATTTCGACAGCGCCGATCCGGCGCTGCTGCGGGCGGCGGGCGAGGCGCTGGGCCATGTCGAGCGCCGTCTGGTCATCGCCAGCGTGAGCCTGGGCGTCGGGCGTGATTTCTCGCCGATTAGCCTGGGGCGTGAGATCGAGCAGGGACTGCACGCCTCTGGGCTGGGCTGGTTCGATCTGGCCGTGCTGGACCGCCCCGGCGAGAATGAGCTGCCGCAAGCCGCCCTCACCGCGCTGAAGGCGATCCGCAAGGCGGGGCATGTGCGGATGCTCGGCGTGTCGAGCGATGAGGCGGTGAGCGACCTCTATGTCTCGACCGGCGCCTTCGACGCCCTGTTCACCCCGTTCCACGCCAATATCGAATGGCGGGTGCGCGCCCGGATGCGGGCCGCGCTGGAGCGGCAGATGAGCCTGTTCGTCTACGGCTATTTCCCCGACAGCCTGTCGACCGAACGAAAGGCGGCCGAGGCCGGGGCCCCCAAGAAGCGCGGCCTGTTCGGCCTGGGCGGGCGGGCGCCGGTCGAGGAGACGCAGCGCGGCTCCTTCGCCTTCCTGCATCAGACCCGGGGCTGGACCGCCGAGGCTATCTGCCTGGCCTACGCCCTGACCGACCCGGGCGTGTCGAGCGTCCTGATCCGGCCGCGCGACCGGGCGGAGCTGGAAACGCTGGCGGCGACGCCGGAGCGCGACCTGCCCGCCGGTCTGTCGGCCCAGATCGAGATGGCGCGCGTCGACGCCTTGGTCTGA
- a CDS encoding response regulator, translating into MSPVDAKTCLIVDDSRIIRKVARRILEDLAFEVQEAADGAEALEACVGAMPDVVLLDWQMPIMDGMTFLGRLRALPDGREPKVLFCSVETRADRIAEALSAGADEYVMKPFDGDILQSKLAEVGAIQTPS; encoded by the coding sequence ATGAGTCCCGTGGACGCCAAGACCTGTCTGATCGTCGATGACAGCCGGATCATCCGCAAGGTGGCCCGTCGCATCCTCGAAGACCTCGCTTTCGAGGTGCAGGAGGCGGCTGACGGCGCCGAGGCGCTGGAGGCCTGCGTCGGCGCCATGCCGGACGTGGTGCTGCTGGACTGGCAGATGCCGATCATGGACGGGATGACCTTTCTGGGCCGTCTGCGCGCCCTGCCGGACGGGCGGGAGCCCAAGGTGCTGTTCTGCTCGGTCGAGACGCGCGCCGACCGCATCGCCGAAGCTTTGTCCGCCGGGGCGGACGAATATGTTATGAAGCCGTTCGACGGCGACATCCTGCAGTCCAAGCTCGCCGAAGTGGGAGCGATTCAGACGCCGTCATGA
- a CDS encoding GNAT family N-acetyltransferase — translation MTVLSTERLTLTPVAAGDMDDLTALWADADFTRHIMGRGLSEEEVWFRLLRDVGHWQVKGYGNWSIRETATGAYVGSVGVLDYRRDMTPPFDAPELGWGVAPAFQGRSMAREALQAALAWTDKHRAEPRTVCMISPDNAASIRLAERVGYRPYGHADYKGSVVTLFERVKGGPTEAVGGAADRTGGAG, via the coding sequence GTGACTGTGCTTTCGACTGAGCGTTTGACGCTGACGCCCGTCGCCGCGGGCGACATGGACGACCTGACCGCCCTGTGGGCCGACGCCGATTTCACCCGCCATATCATGGGGCGCGGCCTGTCGGAGGAGGAGGTCTGGTTTCGCCTGCTGCGCGATGTCGGCCACTGGCAGGTCAAGGGCTATGGCAACTGGTCGATCCGCGAGACGGCGACGGGCGCCTATGTCGGCAGCGTCGGCGTGCTGGACTATCGTCGCGACATGACGCCGCCGTTCGATGCGCCGGAGCTCGGCTGGGGCGTGGCGCCGGCCTTTCAGGGGCGCAGCATGGCGCGCGAGGCCTTGCAGGCGGCGCTGGCCTGGACGGACAAGCACAGGGCTGAGCCGCGCACCGTCTGTATGATCTCCCCCGACAACGCCGCCTCCATCCGTCTGGCGGAACGGGTCGGCTACCGCCCCTATGGCCATGCCGACTACAAGGGCTCGGTCGTCACCCTGTTCGAGCGGGTCAAAGGCGGGCCGACCGAGGCGGTTGGAGGGGCGGCTGACAGGACCGGCGGGGCCGGGTAA
- a CDS encoding competence/damage-inducible protein A — MSKLSPSPTAAVLIIGDEILSGRTRDSNMNTLARFLAPLGVDLMEARVVGDRQDQIVAALNALRAAHDYVFTTGGIGPTHDDITADAVGAAFGVPVSEHPEALAILERRYAPGEFNAARRRMARVPEGGVLIANPVSGAPGFQVDNVFVMAGVPKIMEAMLDDVAPRLKTGSPVHSRSLRVTGVGEGAVADILRAAAEARPHLSFGSYPFGFSGDHKPSEIGTQLVIRGRNQPEVDAAEHDLSADLRSAGIEIAPT; from the coding sequence ATGTCCAAGCTCTCGCCCTCTCCCACCGCCGCCGTCCTGATCATCGGCGATGAAATCCTGTCAGGCCGCACCCGTGACAGCAATATGAACACCCTGGCCCGCTTCCTGGCCCCGCTGGGCGTCGATCTGATGGAGGCCCGGGTGGTCGGCGACCGTCAGGACCAGATCGTCGCGGCACTGAACGCCCTGCGCGCCGCGCACGACTATGTCTTCACCACCGGCGGCATCGGCCCGACCCACGACGACATCACCGCCGACGCCGTCGGCGCGGCCTTCGGCGTGCCGGTCAGCGAACACCCCGAGGCGCTCGCCATCCTCGAGCGCCGCTATGCGCCCGGCGAGTTCAACGCCGCCCGCCGCCGCATGGCCCGCGTGCCTGAAGGCGGCGTCCTGATCGCCAATCCGGTCAGCGGCGCGCCCGGCTTCCAGGTCGACAACGTCTTCGTCATGGCGGGCGTGCCCAAGATCATGGAGGCCATGCTCGACGACGTGGCGCCGCGCCTGAAGACCGGCTCTCCGGTGCATAGCCGCAGCCTTCGCGTCACCGGCGTGGGCGAAGGCGCGGTGGCCGACATCCTGCGCGCCGCCGCTGAGGCGCGGCCTCACCTGTCCTTCGGCTCCTACCCTTTCGGCTTCAGCGGGGACCATAAGCCCAGCGAGATCGGCACCCAGCTGGTCATCCGCGGGAGGAACCAGCCCGAAGTTGACGCGGCGGAACACGATTTATCCGCCGACCTGCGTTCGGCAGGCATCGAAATTGCCCCTACGTAA
- a CDS encoding metallophosphoesterase, producing the protein MPPVAPSRRRFLAGVAALPLIGATPAFAGDQSAPDVGRARARVVARVLAMSDLHSAYERSAQVLAALRAEVRRQSVPHLIALDGDIFEHGNVVSVRSQGAIDWAFLAALPSIAPTVVNLGNHDNDLTPDLHAVVARMQGLGISVISNIIDARTGQPYARAATEIALGQRRLRIIGFGTNSLNTYPKDSRDWLSIPDPTDWARARLPPLLDGADLTLVMSHAGVAGDRGMLSALPDGALMIGGHNHLLFQEPLGRGLYAHTGSWNNAYTAADYLSDGSVRAQSRSVALDGPADPALAALIRATLAQHLSAQERAVLGTSPAALSLGDTGRAVAAAFARFAGAQAGFIGHTTLGTGLPAGPISRYAFDAVVRFDGKLMAAEVPAARLSELTALANQDRVMPFARRTGDFVYGAVQGDAKRDTIRIVTTDWCALNQQEYFGVADLDFTEVPGPGVKAVAAQGLLQA; encoded by the coding sequence ATGCCCCCCGTCGCCCCCTCCCGCCGACGTTTCCTCGCAGGCGTCGCCGCCCTGCCCCTGATCGGTGCAACGCCCGCGTTCGCTGGCGATCAGTCCGCCCCGGATGTCGGCCGCGCGCGCGCCCGGGTTGTGGCCCGAGTGTTGGCCATGTCCGACCTGCATTCGGCCTATGAGCGCAGCGCCCAGGTTCTGGCCGCCCTGCGCGCCGAAGTCCGCCGCCAGTCGGTTCCGCACCTGATCGCCCTGGACGGCGACATCTTCGAGCACGGCAACGTCGTCTCGGTGCGGTCCCAAGGCGCGATCGACTGGGCGTTTCTGGCCGCCTTGCCATCCATCGCGCCCACGGTGGTCAATCTGGGCAACCACGACAATGATCTGACGCCGGACTTGCACGCCGTGGTCGCCCGGATGCAGGGCCTGGGGATCAGCGTCATCAGCAACATCATCGACGCGCGCACCGGTCAGCCCTACGCCCGGGCGGCGACCGAGATCGCCTTGGGCCAGCGGCGCCTGCGCATCATCGGCTTCGGCACGAACTCGCTGAACACCTATCCCAAGGACAGTCGCGACTGGCTGTCGATCCCCGACCCGACCGACTGGGCGCGCGCCCGCCTGCCGCCGCTGCTGGACGGCGCCGACCTGACGCTGGTGATGAGCCACGCCGGGGTGGCGGGCGACCGGGGGATGCTGTCCGCCCTGCCCGACGGCGCCCTGATGATCGGCGGACACAACCACCTGCTGTTTCAGGAGCCGCTGGGCCGCGGCCTCTACGCCCACACCGGATCGTGGAACAACGCCTATACGGCGGCCGACTATCTCAGCGACGGAAGCGTTCGGGCCCAGTCGCGCAGCGTCGCCCTGGACGGTCCCGCCGACCCGGCTCTGGCCGCCCTGATCCGCGCGACGCTGGCGCAGCATCTGAGCGCGCAGGAACGCGCCGTCCTGGGGACCAGTCCCGCCGCCCTGTCGCTGGGCGACACCGGCCGCGCCGTGGCCGCCGCCTTCGCCCGCTTCGCCGGAGCCCAGGCGGGCTTTATCGGCCATACGACGCTGGGGACGGGCCTGCCCGCCGGGCCGATAAGCCGCTACGCCTTCGACGCCGTGGTGCGGTTCGACGGCAAGCTGATGGCCGCCGAGGTTCCGGCCGCGCGTCTCAGCGAGCTGACCGCCCTGGCCAATCAGGACCGCGTCATGCCGTTCGCGCGACGCACCGGCGACTTTGTCTATGGCGCGGTCCAAGGCGACGCGAAGCGCGATACGATCCGCATCGTCACCACCGACTGGTGCGCCCTGAACCAGCAGGAGTATTTCGGCGTGGCCGATCTGGATTTCACCGAGGTCCCCGGCCCCGGCGTCAAGGCCGTCGCGGCGCAGGGCCTGCTGCAGGCCTGA
- the cysQ gene encoding 3'(2'),5'-bisphosphate nucleotidase CysQ, with the protein MTVPASPSAFAELEDDLVSGRLTDALADIAEEAAQLILPYWRAGTTAEIKADDSPVTAADRAAEALILQRLTARWPQVQAVAEEAAAADGLPPSVGQWFWLIDPLDGTKGFIQGRESYTVNIALVRGDAVVAGVVTAPALALTWRSVAPGEGAQRRAFGEAWKPARVRERPLDATALVSHSISDEDAERLAGRNGCRLWQGMDSSLKFCMIAEGRYDAYPRTGPTCEWDTAAGQAVLEAAGGRVVAEDGRPLAYGKPGFLNGPFSAIGA; encoded by the coding sequence ATGACTGTCCCCGCCTCCCCCTCCGCCTTCGCCGAACTTGAAGACGATCTCGTCTCGGGACGGCTGACCGACGCCCTGGCCGACATCGCCGAAGAGGCGGCCCAGCTGATCCTGCCCTACTGGCGCGCCGGGACGACGGCCGAGATCAAGGCCGACGACAGCCCCGTCACCGCTGCCGACCGCGCCGCCGAGGCGCTGATCCTGCAACGTCTGACCGCCCGCTGGCCCCAGGTTCAGGCCGTCGCCGAAGAGGCCGCCGCCGCCGACGGCCTGCCCCCCTCGGTCGGCCAGTGGTTCTGGCTGATCGACCCGCTGGACGGCACCAAAGGCTTCATCCAGGGACGCGAAAGCTACACCGTCAACATCGCCCTGGTGCGCGGCGACGCCGTGGTCGCCGGCGTGGTGACGGCGCCGGCTCTTGCCCTGACCTGGCGCTCGGTGGCGCCGGGCGAAGGCGCCCAACGCCGCGCGTTTGGCGAGGCCTGGAAACCGGCGCGCGTGCGCGAGCGCCCTCTGGACGCCACCGCCTTGGTCAGCCACAGCATCAGCGACGAAGACGCCGAACGCCTGGCCGGCCGCAACGGCTGCCGGCTGTGGCAAGGCATGGATTCCTCGCTGAAGTTCTGCATGATCGCCGAGGGCCGCTACGACGCCTATCCTCGCACCGGCCCGACCTGCGAATGGGATACGGCTGCGGGCCAGGCGGTGTTGGAAGCCGCCGGCGGCCGCGTCGTGGCGGAGGACGGCCGCCCACTGGCCTACGGCAAGCCGGGCTTTCTGAACGGCCCCTTCTCGGCCATCGGCGCCTGA